Proteins encoded within one genomic window of Saccharopolyspora pogona:
- a CDS encoding N-acetylglucosamine kinase, with protein MHGDEAALVLGLDIGGTSSRALVSDLSGRVLGRGEAAGGNPNSHPADQAVRQIADAARSALAEIDPAAVLNCVIGMAGVSKMVDPEFSALFDHAWSRLGLHCPRRAISDCEVAFAAGTPEPGGTVLIAGTGAIAARIEQHRMVATIGGHGWLLGDEGSAFWLGREAVRAALRALDRDEPLQGLTAAVRDRLLPNAPDAPAAQRKQLISAVNAAPPIRLAELAPLVTAAADETAADIVLRAARVLADTAAATRVHGETRTIVLAGGLMAPGNPVREALRGTLSKRGFQDQRTAGPGEAGAAWLAALDLTAAPETLHERLLG; from the coding sequence ATGCACGGCGACGAAGCGGCCCTCGTACTCGGCTTGGACATCGGCGGCACCAGCAGCCGGGCCCTGGTAAGCGACCTGTCGGGGCGGGTGCTGGGCCGCGGCGAAGCGGCCGGCGGCAACCCGAACTCGCACCCGGCCGACCAAGCGGTGCGGCAGATCGCCGACGCCGCGCGGTCCGCGCTCGCCGAGATCGACCCGGCGGCGGTGCTCAACTGCGTGATCGGCATGGCCGGGGTCAGCAAGATGGTCGATCCGGAGTTCAGCGCGCTGTTCGACCACGCGTGGTCCCGGCTCGGCCTGCACTGCCCCAGGCGAGCGATCAGCGACTGCGAGGTGGCCTTCGCGGCGGGCACGCCGGAACCCGGCGGAACGGTGCTGATCGCGGGAACGGGGGCTATCGCCGCCCGGATCGAGCAGCACCGGATGGTCGCGACCATCGGCGGCCACGGCTGGCTGCTCGGCGACGAGGGGTCGGCGTTCTGGCTGGGTCGCGAAGCGGTGCGAGCAGCGCTGCGAGCGCTGGACCGCGACGAACCGCTGCAGGGGCTCACGGCAGCCGTGCGCGATCGACTCCTGCCCAATGCGCCGGATGCACCGGCGGCGCAGCGGAAGCAGCTGATCAGCGCGGTGAACGCGGCCCCGCCGATCCGCTTGGCGGAGCTCGCACCCCTGGTCACGGCGGCCGCGGACGAAACGGCAGCCGACATCGTCCTGCGCGCCGCCCGCGTCCTGGCCGACACCGCTGCGGCCACCCGCGTCCACGGCGAAACCAGGACGATCGTGCTGGCCGGCGGGCTGATGGCACCGGGCAACCCGGTCCGCGAGGCCCTGCGCGGCACGCTGTCAAAGCGCGGCTTCCAGGACCAGCGCACCGCAGGCCCCGGTGAAGCGGGCGCGGCATGGCTGGCGGCTCTGGACCTCACCGCGGCCCCGGAAACCCTCCACGAACGCCTGCTCGGCTGA
- a CDS encoding amidohydrolase family protein, with protein sequence MTVDTHHHLWDLDVRDQPWIVGPEMESLRRDFRPADLQAALKGSAVDAMVLVQTAADPDETPEMLVLADSVDRIAAVVGWVDLTARDARERIGRLQAHPSGGWLKGIRHQVENEPDPDWLIRPDVLNGLAAVEDAGLVYELLVRPHQLPAAIKAVGQFPQQTFVLDHCAKPPVATGELEPWASRIRALAAFPNVVCKLSGLVTEDDWARQPDPVRLAPYADVVLEAFGPGRLMFGSDWPVCLLAADYGQVVDLARQLTAGLGDRQRSAVFDSTAREVYDI encoded by the coding sequence ATGACCGTCGACACCCACCACCACCTGTGGGACCTCGACGTCCGGGACCAGCCGTGGATCGTCGGGCCGGAGATGGAGTCGCTGCGCCGCGACTTCCGGCCGGCCGACCTGCAGGCGGCGTTGAAGGGCTCCGCGGTGGACGCCATGGTTCTGGTGCAGACCGCCGCCGACCCGGACGAGACGCCCGAGATGCTGGTGCTGGCCGACAGCGTGGACCGCATCGCGGCGGTGGTCGGCTGGGTCGACCTGACCGCCCGGGACGCCCGCGAGCGGATTGGTCGCCTGCAGGCCCACCCGTCCGGCGGCTGGCTGAAGGGCATCCGGCACCAGGTCGAGAACGAGCCCGACCCGGACTGGCTGATCCGCCCGGACGTGCTCAACGGGCTGGCGGCGGTCGAGGACGCCGGGCTGGTGTACGAACTGCTGGTCCGCCCGCACCAGCTGCCGGCCGCGATCAAGGCGGTCGGCCAGTTTCCGCAGCAGACCTTCGTGCTGGACCACTGCGCGAAGCCGCCGGTGGCCACCGGTGAGCTGGAGCCGTGGGCGAGCCGGATCCGGGCGCTGGCCGCGTTCCCGAACGTGGTGTGCAAGCTGTCCGGTCTGGTCACCGAGGACGACTGGGCCCGGCAACCTGATCCGGTGCGGCTGGCGCCCTACGCGGACGTGGTGCTGGAGGCGTTCGGGCCGGGGCGGCTGATGTTCGGCTCCGATTGGCCGGTGTGCCTGCTGGCCGCCGATTACGGGCAGGTCGTGGACTTGGCCCGGCAGCTGACCGCGGGCCTCGGCGACCGGCAGCGGTCGGCGGTGTTCGACTCCACGGCTCGCGAGGTGTACGACATTTAG
- the dapA gene encoding 4-hydroxy-tetrahydrodipicolinate synthase, producing the protein MTARLEEQNAVMSLGSVITAIVTPFDDQMRVDESAFLALFRHLIDHGSDGIVVCGTTGEAPTLTDEEHLRLIELACAERPAGATVIASTGSNNTVHACEMTERATELGADAVLSVTPYYNRPNRRGLVRHFTEIARATDKPVVLYNVPSRIGLSLPHDLLAELAQVEHIDYVKQADNAALGQIDGLGLYAGNDDGLATALDIGGLGGILVASHLVGPQMRRMVDEPEHRAEIDAALKPLYAALSVTTNPIPVKAALNLTGHRVGGVRLPLVDADESELAVIRKGLQEVGL; encoded by the coding sequence GTGACCGCGCGGCTCGAGGAGCAGAATGCGGTCATGTCTCTCGGCAGCGTGATCACCGCGATAGTCACCCCGTTCGACGACCAGATGCGCGTCGACGAATCCGCCTTTCTCGCCCTGTTCCGCCACCTGATCGACCACGGCTCCGACGGCATCGTGGTCTGCGGGACGACCGGCGAGGCGCCCACGCTCACCGACGAGGAACACCTGCGGCTCATCGAGCTGGCCTGCGCGGAACGTCCGGCGGGTGCCACGGTGATTGCCTCGACCGGGTCGAACAACACCGTGCACGCCTGCGAAATGACGGAGCGGGCGACCGAGCTCGGTGCCGACGCGGTGCTCTCGGTGACCCCGTACTACAACCGCCCGAACCGGCGCGGCCTGGTCCGGCACTTCACCGAGATCGCTCGGGCCACGGACAAGCCGGTGGTGCTCTACAACGTGCCGTCCCGGATCGGCCTGTCGCTGCCGCACGACCTGCTCGCCGAGCTTGCCCAGGTCGAGCACATCGACTACGTCAAGCAGGCGGACAACGCCGCGCTCGGCCAGATCGACGGCCTCGGCCTGTACGCGGGCAACGACGACGGCCTCGCGACGGCCCTCGACATCGGGGGACTCGGCGGCATCCTGGTGGCCAGCCACCTGGTGGGCCCGCAGATGCGGCGGATGGTCGACGAGCCGGAGCACCGCGCGGAGATCGACGCCGCGCTGAAGCCGCTGTACGCGGCGTTGTCGGTGACGACCAACCCGATCCCGGTCAAGGCGGCGCTGAACCTGACCGGCCACCGGGTCGGAGGCGTCCGCCTCCCGCTGGTCGACGCGGACGAGTCGGAACTGGCCGTCATCCGCAAGGGCTTGCAGGAAGTCGGGTTGTGA